A segment of the Pseudalkalibacillus hwajinpoensis genome:
ATCTTTTTGTAAGAGATTTCGCCAGTATCAGTGTCTTTTCTCTCAAGCCCATTAGTAATTTCTTCTACTGAAAAATAATCAGTGATAGGAGACTGTTGAGTATAGAAGAATACTTGAGTTTCTAGATTCAAGTTATATTCTTCTTTCTTCGCAGTCTTAGAAGAAGATGAGCTGTTAGTAGTTGTTGTTTTTCTCGCCTCAGCAAGTTGCTTTTGCGCTTCTTCCGCTTTCTTCTTCCGCTCTTCTTCTTCTCGTTTCTTCTGCTCTGCATACTCGTCGTGAATATCGAACATAGAGAAGATGTTAGTTTGATCTACAGGATTATTGTTATTGGCCATTATAGGTTCCTCCTAAGGAATCAATTTTTTATTTGTCATATCCAATGTGAAAGAAGTCATTAAATGATGCTTTACTGGGAACTAACCAGTCATCATTAAAATCCTTATCTTCCATATCTTTTATCAGTTCTTTCATACTCTTTCCCGTTAGCGTCATAGTTCCGTAATCAGTGCCAAATTCAGCTGCTAAAAACAGAAAATGCATTGTTTCTAGGTGAGTTAAACACTCCACTTTAGGAAATACATTTGTACCCATGCAGATTTCTCCAGAAGAATGATAAACGTTAGGTAAAGGGAAGTAGAATACTTCAGTTTCACTTTGAACGCTTTCAGTACCCTTTACACATATCACTTTTACGTTTACGATACGTTCCGATTCGATCCGATAATTAAATATCATTCGCGGTAATCCTACCATTACTCTTTTACCTTGAAACTCTATCTGCCATTTTTGCTTAGAAACATCAATAAAGACTTCATGGCGACTATGATTTCTAGTGATGTACTTAAAGCAGTTTTTGGGCAACAAAGGAGATTCATATGATACTCCAGATTCCATGGATGAAGTAAGTGCTGCGATGAAATCACTAAACCTCAAAGAATAAGAGTCAATTTCAGCTCCATTCTCATGCTGCTGAACCACTTGTACATGCTCTTGGATACTACGCAACTGATCGGATATCTTTATTAGAAATTCCATTTTCGTCCTCCAATTTTTTCTTTATCTCCTTAGCTTTTAATAAGCAGTTTACTATCACAAAAGCCATCTCATGTAGATCACCTGGAAAGTAAATAGCAACATAGATCCCTGTATTATCCGGGAGAAGTTCATATGATGCTTCCAAGTCTGTAAGGGAGTGGCTCTCAAAACAATCTTTCATTTCTCCTCGATACTTACTTTCTAACACCTCTTTAAAGACAGAATGATGTAATAGAAAGGTATGCTCGGGCTCATGTTCGCTTATTAGGTCTGGATATTTCTCATCTACACTTTTATTATCTGAATCATAAATAGCAGATGATTCTTCCTGGTAACCAAATGATTTCACTTCTTCAAAAAGTTGCACACTACAAGTGTGAAAAATATCGAAGTCTGTATAATACTCAAATTGAATGTCAGTCATAAAAAATTTATTGTCCTTTTTCACATCTACACCAGCATCATGAAAGATCTTCATCATTGCCAGATTAGAAATTGATTTCAAATAGGAATAATGTTCTTCCATTCGCATCTCTAAAAAACTCATTGTAAACCGCTCCTTATTATTAAATAAAAATCTCATCGTCTTCCTGCGTATACAACCGTCCTTTAACATTGTGTAGGTTGAATATGAGTGTTTCGATATCGTTATAAACCATAAAGGCATTCCCTGGATCGCAAACGAAGACTTCACCACCATCATCGTCACAATATCCTTCTATGTTAGCCATTTCATCCAAGGCTGAAATTACGTCCTCGTATGTGAAAGAATCAAAGTCAACACTGGAAACACTAGCATGGTTCCAGATCTCTTTTATAACGACAGCAGTTCCTGGCCTCCGTTTCGACCTAAATTGCTCGGTTAAATCGGCTTTTTTTATTTCTTCCAGAAACTTATCCGTGTTAAATTTCATATTTTACCTCTCCCTTAAAGAAAAGAGGGGAGTATCCCCTCGTGATTAGTAAGTTCTTACTGGCAGAATGAGTTGAACTTCATCTACATCTGATTTTTCGGTTGGTTTCAACAGAAACGGTTTCATATCTCCTTGAAAAAGGAAAGAGACTTCATCACAATCAAAAGCTCGCAATGCTTCAATTAGAAACTTTGCTGAGAAGTTTATCGTGAACTCATCCTCACCTTCAAGCTGGTTATAAATCGTTTCCACACGTCCCTTACCCGTTTGAGCTTGGTGTGAAGAAAGAGCGGCGACACCGTTAACGTGAAGCTTAACAACCCCACCTTTACCGTTATCAGCCACATTCGCAATTTCTTTCACATGCTCAATTGAGTCTAAAAACTCTTTTCTAGCGATTCTCATATCCGCTTTGTAACCCTGGGGAATCAATCTACTCGTATCCGGATAATTCCCATCAAGTAAGCGCGAAAGAAACTTGGTCTGGCCATTCTTAAGTAGTATCATTTGTTCATCAGCAATAAGCTCTACATCCAGTTTAGAATCGAAAATTTTAATGCAATTTTCTAGCGCTTTAGCCGGAACAACTATATTAAATTCCTTCTTGCTTTCTTTCTGATACGATAATTTTCCTAGCCTATGGCTGTCCGTACTGACTAACTCAATACAATCAGATTTAATATTGATTGAGACACCAGTAAGAACAGGTCTAGTTTCGACTTTACTAGTCGCAAAAGCTGTCTTTTTTACAAAGCTTGAAAATCGCTCACCCGACAACACAAGGTGAGGTTGTTTTTCATCCATTTCTGGAAACTTTGGATACTCTTCAGGATCAAGACAATTAAGCTCAAATTCGCTTTTACCTGAAGTAATCGTTGTTTGGAATCCTTCTAATGAGAAAGTAATCTGTTTTCGAGAACGTTTTAGAATATCTAAAAGTTGTCTAGGAATTACCGTTTTACCAGTATCAATTACTGAAACAGATTGACCGTCCACAGGAATAGAGTGAACAATCGTTTCGTCTGCATCAGAACCAGTTAAACGGATTTCATCAACATCTACTTCGAATAGAACCCCTTGTAAAATAGGGAGAGAAGCTTTAGCTGAGACAACTTTACACACCTTATTAAGTCCTTCTACAATCAGATCACGGTTAATTTCAAATTTCATTTTTAATTCCTCCTAAAGGTTTAGTTAAAATAAAAAGCACAAAGAGAGCATGTTTAATCGCTCTTTTGTGCTTTATCCCAAGTTAAGCAGTCTGTCCGGATTGGTAGTCTGCTTTTATTTTGTTTAATACGGTCCCCACATCGTTTTTATTAATATTAAAAAAGAGGTGGAAGATGCCGCTATAATGATCTCTGTGTCCTAATTGATTGACATAGTTAAGGACTGTTTCTTTATCACAATGGTGTTCCAGACCAATTTGAATCAAATCATAAACCGGCCTCAAAGCATCATAATAGTTTTTCATTTCACTAAAGGCAGCCTTTCGAATCTCTTGAGGTAATCTAATTTGATGATTAGGATTAGCCTTGTTGAAGATCCGCACCATAAAATCAGGTTGACTGTTCAAGTCAAGTTGTGGCTCCATCTGATTGAGGTAATTGATCATCTGTCTCAATTGATTATTGCTTACGTCCTGGTTACTCCTGTCCTCTGGTACATTCGTAGTTTGATTTGATGCTGATTGCTTATCATCTTGTCCCTTAACGTCTACTTCAGGCAATGCCCATTTTGGAAGACGTGGAGGAGCGAAATAACCTTTAATTTGAGGAGTATTTCCCTTCGCCTTTTGAAAAACATAAATCGCATCTGGAGTAGGCTTGTTCTTTTTTATTTCAACAAACTCTTCGGAAAGATCGTAAATATATCGACCAATTCCCCACTCCACTGCAGCTCGTTTCATTGCACTTGAAACGCCGCCCTTAGTTGGTTCGATATTGGTTATATCAGCACCATCCCATTTGATACGAGATTTTGTATCTGAATAATGAATTCGTATGCCACAAATTACTCCATTAAGAAGTGGTTTAAATTCATTCTCCCAATTTTCCGGTCCAACAACATCGTCCAGGCGGTTCATAATAGCCCTGTTTTGCAAATAGGCAACTACAATCGCTTTAGGTACCTTATCTTGAATAAAAGTCCTAGAGACACGCCATTCAATGTCCTCAGCAGGAAAAGGAGCAGCTAACCTTTCTTTGATCACGTTTGCTTCCATACAATTTCCACCCATTTAGAAAACACCCTTCTTAAAGTTTTTTTTATCCATCCATCAAAGTTTTTGACACGCAAAAAGGCCTTTGAAGTATCATGATTAAACCTTTCTACGCAGAAATGCGTAAAAAAGTACCATAATGCCTCAAAGGCCTCTAATTGTTTGGTTATAATCCCGCGAACTCAAATAGAGTTGCTCAAAAACTAAAATGTAAATGAATATATTGTAAGTATATATGATGTTTTGAAAATTCTCAATGCAATATAAATTAGTTTATAGATAACTAATTATCTAAACCACAGCATTCAATAAGTCGTCATATCTACTTAATGAATTTTCTAAAGCAATTAGAAAGACATCCACTTTACATGAAATCACAGGCTCTGAAACTTATTTCTTGGTTATTAACAAGGATCATGTAGAGGAATATTTTAAGAATGGTGAAGGTAGAGCAATCTAGTTTTATAGATTATTTGTATTTACAATACCTTTGTTGTGTAAGAAGGTGTGTTATAATTTTGAAAGAATAACTATTAAGTATAAATTAAATACACATAGCGAAGACCGCTAAATACCACAAGTCGTGGGTATTTAGCGGTCTTTTTTGTTTATTTGTAGAAAGGATTGGACCTTCATGATTGATAAATTTGAAGAAATTAAAATAGTAGAAAGCGATGTAGAACGACTAATAATATTAAGAAAACGCTTGGGGAAAAGCCAATATCAATTTTCTAAAGATATAGGGGTTTCCTCAAGTTACTTAGGACAAATTGAAAACTATAAATATCCTTTCACACTAAATTTGAAACAAAAAATCAATAAATTTTTGAGACAGGAGAGGGCGGTTGATGAACGAGATTTATTTAGCAGCTTCAAATAGAACGGAGATAAATCTTCTAGCTAAAGCCATCTACAATAGATCAAAGGATGCAAAAGTCACTGAAGTCGCTACGGAAGACTTTCAAAGGGTTCTTTATGGTGAATATCAATTACTAGTGATATCCCCTGAATATTTAAAGGATCCTTCTTCGATGGACTTTGATAAGTTAGTAGGGAAACAGATTTGCTACTGGCACTCAGATTATATACCTCAAATTGTTAATGAAAAGTTATATGTTTTCCCCGATGTGAAAGCAGCTTATCAGTGGATCTATCAAGGGGAAGCATATAACGATTCTATTGCATTTACACATACTACAAACAACGAAATACTTAAAAAAGGAGAAAAGAAATCATCCGCTCCAGCCCCAAGGAAAAAAGATGATGTTAAAAACGATGAGGAACCAACCAAAAAGGATAATAAAGTTGAAATAAAGAAAAGTAAGTCGGAACAAGAATCAGCTTCTTCAGTAGAAGAGGATGCTAATGAATTTAAACCAGTTTCAGTAAGCGATCCCTATCCCGCATTAGATAATGAGATAAAGGAACGAATCAAAAGTGAAATTCCAGATAACGTGGAAGAGGAATTTGAAGATAAAGATATAACCGAAGAACATCATTCATCTCCACAAACTGATGTTCACTATGAGCACGATCCTTTTTCTGAGAGAGCAGTAAAAATTCGAAAAGAAGCTTTTTCACATGCCAATTGGGATAGGAATAAAACGATCGGAATATGGTCACCTCTTCATCGAGTCGGCGTCACTACACTTATTTTCACGATAGCTTTGCATTTCGGTAAACTCAAGGTTCCCACTGCAGCTGTTGAAGGACTTACAAATAACCAACTATTTAAAACCTTGTTAAGTCAGTATTGTAATGTACCAGAAGGGTGGACTTCATTTTTATCTGCCTTGCAAGATGAGAAAGCTGAAGCTCACAAAGTAGAATGGACATACAATAACGTTCATTGGTTACCAATCGGGGATAGAGATATTGATAAGCATGAGTGGAGTAAAGAGCATATTAAGCATTATCTCCGTAGTGTTAAATACTATGATGTAGTATTTGTAGATTTACCTACAGGAAAAATGGCGCAACATACATTAGATACACTTGAACATCTGGACGAACTGTTCATTTTAATCGACGGTTCCTATCAACAAGTATTAGCATGGAAAACTTATATTCAGTCAGTCATAAAAGAGTACAACATTCCAGTTAATCTTATTTTCATAAAAAAGTACTCTTTCAGTAAACCCCAAAAAATAGCAGAAAAACTGGAACTCCCGCTTCTAACAGTTTTTCCAGATCTATCAGAAGCTATTTATCGAAATTACCACGAGAAAATACCGCTGATTGACCAAAGCGACTCCTACCGCTTATTAGAGAAGCCTCTTACTACTATTACTGAGCATATCCTGGGTGAAGAGTATACGTTTAATCAAAAAGTTCCCATTCTCAAAAGGCTCAAATGGTTTCTCAATTCGTAACGTTCTTGATTCTTTCGATTCCATAGGATATAGTTTAATCATTCAGATTTTACTTTGACTTTTATGGCTACCCTCTTTGGGTTAGCGGGAATGAATGAATCAATAAGCGGTCCTTGGATCGGTAGTAGTGTTCCACACTATTTCTTTTAGTGTGCACACGTCACAAACTACCTCCAAGACCGCTTTTTTGCGTGTCAAAAATGAGGAGGTGTGCGAATTGAATCAAGAACAAATGAAGAAGAAACTAAAATTAATTAAGAAGGTTTTAATGAGTGGAAATGGGTACATTCGGTTAGGATCACATACGAAAGAAAGGCTCTTTAAAAGAGGTTATACAAAAGGAGATTTGGTATGTGGCATCATGACAGGAAGCATTACGAGAGTACAGACTGGTTTCAATCATGCGTTAGGAAGAACAGCTCTTACTTATACCATCGAAGGTCAAGATAGGAGTCATAACCCAGTAGTCGTTATTCTTTCTGAAGAGGGGTCTCACGGATTCTTGATTGTAACTGTCATGCCACCGATTGATCATTCGCGATTTCATGACTGTATTGGTTAACTAAACTATTTAGAGAGGTGTTTTCTATGTTACAGGATATGCGTAGAACGAGAATTAATGGATGGTTTGAGTATTATCGAATTGCATGTCCTATATGTGGTCATACAGGTGGTTGTATGCAACATAAGGACGGAAAAGCTATTGCATGTATTCGTATCCAGAGCGATCGTTACTTCAGCAAAAATTCAAGCCTTCCTTCCTATCTTCACATCTTAGATAGCGAACAACAAAGGAATAGAATTAAAGATTCTCAGGTAGCGCCACAAGGATTGCAGAAGAAAGAGGATACCATATTACAAACTGTCTATTCAACAATGTTAGAATGCTTAGAGTTAACTGATGCTCATTATACTCATTTAACTTCAAAAGACAGGCAGCTAAGTGATGAACAAATTAGAATAAGAGATTATCGCTCTTTTCCAGAACAGCCCTGGAATACCGTTAAAGAAATGCAGGAATTGCTTGGTGTTCAGGGTTTTGAAGGAGTACCAGGATTTTATTTAGCGAAAGGAAAGTTTGGACAATATTGGTCTATAAGTGGTGTAGACGGGATCTTAATCCCTTACAGAAACGTTAGAAACGAAATTGTTGGGTTCCAATATAGACTGGATTCACCTCCTAATGATGTGAAGGTACAGCAAATTCGCGATGGACTTTCTGCTAGGGTCATTAAACAACCCAATCTAGTGCAGGTTACTTACAAAGGAGAAATTGTACTAGAAAAAGAATTTACAATGAAAGAAACTGAAAAAGTAAAATTAGGAGATGATGTGATCGGGTGGGTTACATTAAAGAAGGGTAACCGCTATTATTGGTTAAGCTCAGCTAATAAACCTCAAGGTACCGGTTCTGGAAATCCCGCTCCCGTTCATATCTCAGTTCCAACCAAAAAACTGAGTTCTTGGGAAAGCGGAAAAACGTTAAAAGCTAAAACGGTTTGGCTATCCGAAGGTCCACTGAAAACGGACATTGCAGCGGATTGTATAGAGAAGCTGTTTGATCCCGAAGAAATAGATGTAGTAGGTGATACATTTATTGCTTTACCAGGTGTTAATTCTTGGAGAGTTTGTCTACCCGTTCTAGAACAGATGGAAGTGGAAGAAATAAACTTATGCTTTGATTCAGACGTTGTTAGCAACCCTTTCGTCCGTAAACAACTTATGGAAGCTGCGAAAGAACTTCACAGCCGAGGCTATAGAATGAACATGGTAATCTGGAATGCTAAGGACGGTAGTGGAATAGATAATTTATTCTTGAGATCAAAGCTTCCCCAGCTAAAAAGACTAATGTGATTTCTAAATTGTTGATTTTTCGAAGTCGTGACCAATACTAGTATTTAGACAATGCAAGTAGACAAAAAAATGGTGTCATATTAAATAAGTCTAATAATCATATCAAAAGAGGTACAGCCATCGTTTGCGCTGTGCCTTTTTTAGTGCGCGTATATAAACTTAGCCATGATTGTTGTAAGATAAAGTAAACAGAGTATAAATATTGGAGGTTTAATTATGGAGTTTGAACAGTATAGTACGGAAACTAGACTTAATAATTTGGAAGAGTGGATGACTAAAGGAAAAACAGAATGGGAAGACCTCCAAAAAATATATTACCATTACATAGGAATTGAATCGGACTTATATAATGCTGGTCACTACTTAAGTGAAAAACTAAAAAAATCTCCTTCATCCCACATTGTACATTACAGAACTAAAAACCCAATACACCTTATTGATAAGGTTGTACGCAAAAGAGCAGAGAAGGAAATTGATATAAACCAGGATAACTATTTACAAGAAATTACTGATTTAATTGGAATTCGAGTTATTCATCTTTATAAAGAGGATTGGTTAGAAATTCACAAGTACATAAGCGAGATTTGGACTCCATATGAAACTGCTACTGCTATAATCAGAGAAGGAGATAAATACGATCAATACAAAGAGCATGGCTGTGAAATTAAGGTCAGTAGTGCAGGTTATCGATCAGTTCACTACTTATTAGAAACGAAGCCCTTTAATCAAATCTTTATAGCGGAAGTACAGATTAGAACGATCTTTGAAGAAGCATGGAGTGAGGTAGATCATGATATACGCTATCCGCTTCACACTGACAATGATTTAATAAACGGTTACTTAGTCAATTTTAATCGTATTGCTGGAAGCGCAGACGAATTAAGTAGTTTTTTAAAGCAGTTAAAAGGCCATATTGAAGAAGAAGCTAAAAAACATAAATTAGAACTTGAATCAAAGAATCAAGAAATAGAAAAGCTTAAAAAAGAAATAGAAAAACTGAGTATAGATACTGAAGATAAAAATAAATTAACGGATATGATAGAGGAAATAGGTGAAAAACTATCTTCCACTTTGTGGAATAATAATATTGATCTAAGTCAGTATGATTTTTCTAACAAGGTTAAACTACCAGATTTTGATTTATTTTCAGATCAAGAGAGATTAATTGCTATTCAAGCTAAAAACATTTCCAATAGTGTTGATGACACCTATAAACCACCAGAAGAACATTAAGGTGAGCTAAAAGTTTCTATGGCAACTAATTTACTTAATTTCACCTCTTGCAATTTCCCTTCTATTACAATAAGATAGTAATATACTTCCTGAGAAAAAATTGGAAGTGCTGAAATATTACTTAAAATAATAATTAGTTTAATAGACCGGGAGGCCCCCGAAAATTTAGCAAAATGCTTTCAAAGCATTGGCTAATATTTTCGGGGCCTTTTTTTGTGTCTATGGAAGGAGGTGAAAAGAGTGAGCAGTAAAAAGAAAAATATCTTTGCATTCCTTGCGCTAGTGACGATTCTTGCATTCACTTTTACTTTTACAGGTGGTGATATGGCTAGTGCAGCATCAAATGATCCTTGGGCTGAAGCTGGTATTGAAGATGGCGGTGGATTTGAAGGTAGTGGTGTTTATGGTGATTTAACAAACATCGTATACTTCGTTATGGCACTTGGAGGCTTCTGGATCATTGCAATGCTTGTAATTGGTGGAATGCTTCTAGCTGGATCTAACGGAAACGCTCAGAGACGTACTGCTG
Coding sequences within it:
- the dnaN gene encoding DNA polymerase III subunit beta gives rise to the protein MKFEINRDLIVEGLNKVCKVVSAKASLPILQGVLFEVDVDEIRLTGSDADETIVHSIPVDGQSVSVIDTGKTVIPRQLLDILKRSRKQITFSLEGFQTTITSGKSEFELNCLDPEEYPKFPEMDEKQPHLVLSGERFSSFVKKTAFATSKVETRPVLTGVSINIKSDCIELVSTDSHRLGKLSYQKESKKEFNIVVPAKALENCIKIFDSKLDVELIADEQMILLKNGQTKFLSRLLDGNYPDTSRLIPQGYKADMRIARKEFLDSIEHVKEIANVADNGKGGVVKLHVNGVAALSSHQAQTGKGRVETIYNQLEGEDEFTINFSAKFLIEALRAFDCDEVSFLFQGDMKPFLLKPTEKSDVDEVQLILPVRTY
- a CDS encoding Rad52/Rad22 family DNA repair protein, whose product is MEANVIKERLAAPFPAEDIEWRVSRTFIQDKVPKAIVVAYLQNRAIMNRLDDVVGPENWENEFKPLLNGVICGIRIHYSDTKSRIKWDGADITNIEPTKGGVSSAMKRAAVEWGIGRYIYDLSEEFVEIKKNKPTPDAIYVFQKAKGNTPQIKGYFAPPRLPKWALPEVDVKGQDDKQSASNQTTNVPEDRSNQDVSNNQLRQMINYLNQMEPQLDLNSQPDFMVRIFNKANPNHQIRLPQEIRKAAFSEMKNYYDALRPVYDLIQIGLEHHCDKETVLNYVNQLGHRDHYSGIFHLFFNINKNDVGTVLNKIKADYQSGQTA
- a CDS encoding helix-turn-helix transcriptional regulator, which encodes MIDKFEEIKIVESDVERLIILRKRLGKSQYQFSKDIGVSSSYLGQIENYKYPFTLNLKQKINKFLRQERAVDERDLFSSFK
- a CDS encoding DUF4258 domain-containing protein, whose amino-acid sequence is MNQEQMKKKLKLIKKVLMSGNGYIRLGSHTKERLFKRGYTKGDLVCGIMTGSITRVQTGFNHALGRTALTYTIEGQDRSHNPVVVILSEEGSHGFLIVTVMPPIDHSRFHDCIG
- a CDS encoding DUF3854 domain-containing protein; amino-acid sequence: MLQDMRRTRINGWFEYYRIACPICGHTGGCMQHKDGKAIACIRIQSDRYFSKNSSLPSYLHILDSEQQRNRIKDSQVAPQGLQKKEDTILQTVYSTMLECLELTDAHYTHLTSKDRQLSDEQIRIRDYRSFPEQPWNTVKEMQELLGVQGFEGVPGFYLAKGKFGQYWSISGVDGILIPYRNVRNEIVGFQYRLDSPPNDVKVQQIRDGLSARVIKQPNLVQVTYKGEIVLEKEFTMKETEKVKLGDDVIGWVTLKKGNRYYWLSSANKPQGTGSGNPAPVHISVPTKKLSSWESGKTLKAKTVWLSEGPLKTDIAADCIEKLFDPEEIDVVGDTFIALPGVNSWRVCLPVLEQMEVEEINLCFDSDVVSNPFVRKQLMEAAKELHSRGYRMNMVIWNAKDGSGIDNLFLRSKLPQLKRLM
- a CDS encoding RelA/SpoT domain-containing protein — encoded protein: MEFEQYSTETRLNNLEEWMTKGKTEWEDLQKIYYHYIGIESDLYNAGHYLSEKLKKSPSSHIVHYRTKNPIHLIDKVVRKRAEKEIDINQDNYLQEITDLIGIRVIHLYKEDWLEIHKYISEIWTPYETATAIIREGDKYDQYKEHGCEIKVSSAGYRSVHYLLETKPFNQIFIAEVQIRTIFEEAWSEVDHDIRYPLHTDNDLINGYLVNFNRIAGSADELSSFLKQLKGHIEEEAKKHKLELESKNQEIEKLKKEIEKLSIDTEDKNKLTDMIEEIGEKLSSTLWNNNIDLSQYDFSNKVKLPDFDLFSDQERLIAIQAKNISNSVDDTYKPPEEH